CCTCATGAACTTCTTCGTGTTTTTGCCGTTTGACAATGCGACGGGCATCTTCAACTAAGTCGCGGACCATCGATTCAACATCCCGGCCGACATAACCAACCTCAGTATATTTCGTTGCTTCAACCTTGACAAAAGGTGCATCGGCAATATTAGCAAGGCGACGGGCAATTTCTGTTTTACCAACCCCTGTGGGTCCAATCATTAAGATGTTTTTCGGTTTAACTTCTTTTTGCATGGCGTCATCGAGCCGTAAACGGCGGATGCGGTTTTGTAGGCCGATGGCTACCGAGCGCTTGGCATCGGCTTGGCCGATAATATATTTATCTAAGGCATTGACGATTTCTCTAGGGGTAATATTGTGCTTCATGTATGACTCCACCTCTATGCTTTCTCTACGATGATGTTGTCGTTTGTATAGACATCGATTTCACTGGCGATTTGTAGGGCTTGGCGGGCAATTTCCTCAGCGGACATGTCACCGTGGCGAGCCATAGCGCGCGCTGCTGCTAAGGCATAATTTCCACCCGATCCGATGGTCAAGATACCATCATCTGGTTGAATGACTTCTCCCGTACCGCTCACAAGCAGTAAATCTTTATCATCCATCACAATCAAAAGGGCTTCCAGTTGCTGAAGGGAACGATCAGTACGCCATTGTTTAGCGACTTCAACGGCTGCCCGAGTTAATTGACCCTTATATTCTTGAAGCTTCTCTTCAAACATTTCGGATAAGGTAATCGCATCGGCCACCCCTCCTGCGAAACCGACGACGACTTTATCATCGTAAATACGGCGAAGTTTGCGAGCGCCACCTTTCATAATAACGGTCTCGCCCATGGTAACCTGTCCGTCACCGGCCATGGCTAATTCTTGATTTTTTTTCACTGCACAAATTGTTGTCATAATAACCTCCTATGATTTTCTCTTCGCCCGAGGATGCGCATTAAGGTAAGCTTGACGCAATTTATCCTTCGTGACGTGAGTATATATTTGAGTTGAACTTAAATTCTCATGTCCGAGCAGTTCTTGAACACTTCGCATATCTGCACCATGATTGAGCAGATGGGTCGCGAAGGTATGGCGTAATTTATGAGGATGAATGGTTAAATGAAGGGCTCCTTCGTCAATAATCCTTTGGAGAATGTAGCGAATTTGATCGGCATTCATTACCTCACCTTTATCTGAGAGGAAGACTGCATTACTAACAGCCTTACTTAAGGCCGCTAATTTCGGACGCTGTGCTTGTAGGTATAGCTGTAAGGTTTGACTTGCTTGGTCCCCTACAGGTATCATGCGTTCCTTGTCCCCTTTACCGATTACTCGGACGACTTGTAAGTCTAAATTAACGCGCTCTATGGTTAAACTTGTCAGTTCACTCACCCGCATGCCCGTGGCATACAGTAATTCAATGATAGCCAAATTACGGAGGGCATTGGGCTTTTGTGAAGCAGCTGCCGCATTTAAAATCGCTTCCATTTCATTCTCATAGAAAAACTCGGGAAGACGCTGATCTCGCTGATTAAATTGAATCAGTTCCATTGGATTCTGGCTTAGCCATTCTTCTCTTACCGCAAATTTAAAGAAAGATCGTAAACTTGATAGCTTTCTGGCAATGGTTGAACGGGCCAATTGCCGCTCGTTCAAATGCGCTAAATACAAGCGCATATCACGGTAAGTCAATGATTCAATCCTTGTGTCTCCAGAGTTTTGTAGGAAATTGAAGAATTCAATTAAATCTGTGCGATAGGCCTTAACCGTCTCTTTGGAGTATCGCCTCTCGCTTTCTAAATAGCGCAGAAATAAAGCAATGTGTTTCTCGTACTGCATCTGAGCTATCACGTTCCTTTCATTTTTCTCAATCAATCCTAATACTGATTATAATATACAGACCAAGCCCTTGTCATTCGAAAAGGTCAAAATAGGACAGAATTCATAATTTATTCACGACTTAAACTAAATTAAGGCAAAATTACGTACCCACCCAAAAGAAAAAAGCTACCACTGATGGGTAGCTTTTAGATAGCTCGTTCACTTCGTTTCGCTTAGTCTTTGGATGTATCTGCAGATAAACCAGCCATAGTAATGTAGTTGTAAGGCTTGTTGAAGTGAGGTAAGAAGAAGATATCTAAGAGACCTAATTGATCGACAGTGATGTCTTCTTGAATCGCTAATGAGAACATATGGATTAATAAGGATACATCATGTGTTGAAGCGATTTGGGCACCTAAAATACGGTTTGTGCCATTTTCATAAACGATGCGTAATTTAACTTTGTCGTTTTCTGGCATGAATTCTGGTAATTGGTTATCTTCGTAATCAACATATTTCGCATCAAGACCGAATTTCTCGCAAGCTTTTAATGAGAAGCCTGTTGAGACAAGTTTCAAGTCGTAGATGTTGATACCGTTTGAACCTTGGATACCAGCGCCTTCTAATTCTGTACCTAAGATGTTTGTAGCAGCGACAACACCTGAGCGAACTGCGTTCGAAGCTAAGGCGATATAGTTCGCTTCTTTGGTTACGTTTGAGTAGTTCGTCGCACAGTCACCGATGGCATAAACGTTATCGTCGTTTGTCTTGAAGGTGCGGTCAACTAAGTATGCACCGTTACCGAAGCGGTCTAAGTGACCTTCGCCAAATACGGCATAAGGACGGAAACCGATACAGTTGATAATAACGTCTGCTTCGTAAGTCCCTTTATTTGTCTTCAAGCCTGTAACTTTGCCGTCTTCACCAAGATACTCTTCTGCCAATTCGCCGAAGTGTGTATCAATGCCATGTTCGCGTAAGTTTTCGTCCATCAATTCTGCGAACTCTGGGTCATAGTAGCTAGCAAGGGAAGTAGCTTCCGCATCAAAGATCGTTACGTCTTTACCGCGACGTTGGGCTGCTTCAGCGATTTCCACACCGATGTAACCTGCACCGATGATTAAAACTTTCTGGTTATTTTCATCAGCAAAGGCTTTATCAACTTCTTGGCCTTCTTGGAACAGTTTCAAGAAGTGGATACCTTCTAAATCTTTACCTGGTAGGTTTGGTGCGATTGGTTGAGAGCCCGTTGCGATAATTAATTTATCGTAAGACTCTTCAATTTTCTCACCGTCTTTAGTTTCAGCAACAAGGCTTTGAGCATCAAAATCAATATCTTTTACTTCCGTTTCAATATAGATTTTAGCTCCCTTAGCTTCAAAGTCTTCTTTATTTGTATAGAAAAGACCATCGTAACCGTCAATTTGACGACCTACCCAAAGTGCAGTCCCGCATCCTAGGTAAGATAAGTTTGAGTTACGTTCAATCATTACCACTTCAACGTCTTGACCACTGTCTAATAAAGTATTTGCTGCAGCAATCCCTGCATGATTTGTACCAACAATAACAACTTTCATTCCATTTCCTCCTTGTTAAAACTCTTGCAAGTTTGATTAATTTAATTATAACAAAGAATAAAATATTTGAAAGTCTTTGCACATTCGACAAAACGCTAAAAAACAAGCTTTATAAGGTATTATGAAATTATATAAAATCAACTTGTGAAATAAAAAATTTTTATGCATTAAGCGTTTTCAATAATATTTAAAAGAGCAAACTTATGCAAAAACCCCTCAAATTCCAATCATAAAGCCATTTATGGTCCTGAGCATAAAACTTGCATTGGCTAAATTGAGTCAATTTTACGACGACGATAGGCCCCTTTTTTCACAAGCAATAAAAACCTCCAGGCTTAACTCTGGAGGATCGTGATAAGCTTATTCTATTGAACGAGGTCTTCTTCGTAGTCACAGTTACTACATTTCACCTGGCTACCTTTGCGACTGGTCTTCTCAATGAGATAGTGATCACATTTCGGACAATTACGGCCCACAGGTTTATCCCAGGAAGCGAAATCACATTCAGGATAGCGATCGCAGCCATAGAAGATACGGTTCTTCTTCGACTTGCGCTCGACGACTTCCCCTTTGCCACAGGTTGGGCAGGTCACGCCGATTTTCTTGACGATAGCTTCCGTATGGCGGCAATCCGGGAAGCCACTACATGCATAGAATTTGCCGTAGCGACCAATTTTGATGACCATGGGCTTACCGCACTCAGGACAGTCAAAGCCAGCTGGTTCATCCTTAATTTCAATCTTCTCCATGCCCTCTTCTGCCTTATCCAAATCCTTGGCGAAACTTGAGTAGAATTCATCTAAGACGGAGACCCACATGCGTTTGCCTTCTTCGATGTCGTCAAGTTCATCTTCAAGACCGGCCGTAAATTCGACGTTGACAATTTGAGGGAAGAATTCTTCCATGACATTATTGACAATTTCCCCTAATTCCGTCGGTTCGAAACGTTTAGCAACCATCTTGACGTAGTAGCGCTTGCGCAGAGTTTCTAAGGTTGGTGCGTAAGTAGACGGTCGACCAATACCTAATTCTTCCATCGTTTTAACCAAGCTTGCTTCATTGTAGCGGGCTGGTGGCTGGGTAAAGTGCTGGGTAGGCTCAATGGTGTCAATTTTAACATCGTCTCCCACGGATAAATCGGGTAAGTAATTATCTTTACTCGATTGTGCCGGCTTATACACCTTCATATAGCCTTCAAACTTTATGCGTTGGCCATTCGCACGGAAGGTTACATCGTTTTGTTCAATGTCTGCCCGAATAGTATCAAAAACCGCATCAGTCATCTGACTAGCAACAAAACGGGCCCAAATAAGTGCATATAAGCGGAATTGATCTTTGCTCAACTTATCTTTAATCGATTCCGGTGTAATTGTCACATCCGATGGGCGAATTGCCTCGTGGGCGTCCTGTGAGCCAGCACTCGCTTTACCGCGTTGACCGGCACCGAGAAAGTTCTTGCCGTAAGTATCTTCAATGTACGTCGCAGCTGCTTGGCGCGCTGTTGGCGAAATACGGGTGGAGTCGGTACGCATGTAGGTAATCAAACCAACCGTTCCGCCCCCAATCGCAACCCCTTCGTAAAGCTGTTGGGCGACCATCATGGTCTTACCAGCTCGGAAGTTAAGGCGATTCGATGCTTCCTGTTGCATCGTACTCGTTGTAAAAGGTGCATAAGGTTTACGGCGACGCTCTTTCTCCACGATATCTTTGACGGTAAAGGTCGCATTCGTATCGATGCGGTCCATAATGTCTTTGACCGCCGCTTCATTCTCGAGTTTCAACTTCTTGCCTGACAAGCCGTAAAAGTCTGCCTCAAATTTCGAACGGCCCTTCTTAAACTTCGTTGGAATGGTCCAATATTCTTCAGGCTTGAAATTGCGAATTTCCTTTTCGCGGTCAATGATTAATTTTAAAGCGACGGATTGGACCCGGCCGGCGCTGAGGCCTCCTTTGATTTTCTTCCAGAGCAAAGGCGAGATCGAGTAGCCGACAACCCGGTCTAGAATCCGCCGTGCTTGTTGGGCATCGACTAGATCCATGTCAATTTTGCGTGGCTCTTTGAAGGCCTCTTTGACCGTATCCTTCGTAATTTCATTAAAGACGACGCGATTTTCTGCATCGGGGTCTAGTTTCAGCAGATGACTTAAATGCCAAGCAATGGCTTCTCCCTCGCGGTCCGGGTCGGCTGCTAGGTAGACATTCTCGGCCTTATTGGCAAGCTTGCGCAGTTCTTTGACAGTATCCCCTTTACCACGAATGGTGATGTAATGAGGCTCGAAATTATTCTCGATATCGACACCCATCTTACTTTTAGGTAAATCACGCAAGTGCCCCTTGCTGGCAACCACCTTATAATTCCGGCCAAGATAACGGCCGATTGTTTTAGCTTTTGTTGGCGACTCAACAATGACTAAGTTCTTATATGCCAAACTTATTTCATCCTTTCAACGTTTCTATCTATAGTAAGGCGTTTATTCCTGCGCCCAATTTCAAAATCGTTACAATATTAGTCGAAAGATTGCTATCTGTCAAACAATAAATTCCTTTTATATGTGACCTTGATTTTGAAATAATTCTGCCAACTCCCAAATCGTCTGACCTACAGATAGAATGGGACGTGCTCCTGCAGCAATAAGTTCATTACAGCCGCTCGATTGGCTATCCTTGATTCTGCCAGGTAAGGCGAATACTTCGCGATTCTCTTGCAAGGCATAATTAGCCGTAATCAAGCTACCGCTTTTCTTCGCAGCTTCGATGACCAAGGTTGCTGGACTAATCCCAGCTACTAAGCGGTTGCGCAGAACGAAATGATGCCTTTGGGCGAGACTGCTGGGCAAATATTCACTAATAACTAAATGATGCTGGCCAAGTTGCTCTTGCATGGCCCGATGCTCCTTAGGGTAAACTTGCTGGATGCCGGTTGGAATAATCGCAATAGTGGTTTTATTACCTGCTTCGATAGCTGCTTGGTGAACCGTCGAATCGATGCCATGCGCTAAGCCAGAAACGGCTATCCAGTTTTGCTTAGCAAATTCTTTAATAAAAGCCTTAGTCACTTCCGCTCCATAAGGTGTCATTTTGCGCGTTCCTACAATTGAAACTTTAGGTCGCTGAAGCATGGATAGATCCCCGGCATAAAAGAGCACCAGGGGCGGCTGAGCCGTCTCGTACCACAACTTCGGATAAACCGCTTCACCGATAATAAAGACTTGTTGACTCAGTTCCAGAAGTGAATCATAGCAATCAGCAACCTTGAAGAAATTTACCATTCGATAGCCTCCATCAGCTCCGGGAATCGAACGAAGCATCCGCTGACAGTCCGCCAAACTGGCCGGTTCCGAATGATCGCCTTTGGCGCAAGCCTGCAGGTATTGCATTTGCCATTTGTAAGTAACTCCACAAGAGACGAGATACACAAGTTGTTCTTTTAAAGTAATTTCCAATTTTATCACCTCATAATAATATACGCAAAATGAGGCCGAAAACCATCTGGTCAATTTTAAAATTTTAAATTAACTAATGAACACCTAGGTGCATCACTTAGTTACTTAAGGTGCAGCCTGATATTGTTTGGTCATGGAAGCCACCGGTTCAAAACTGCGCCGGTGAATAGGCGTGTAACCAAAGCGTCGCAAGGCTTCCAGATGTTGCTTAGTACCGTAGCCGGCATTGGCTTCAAATCCAAATTCCGGATAAGTTAAACTATACGCTTTCATCAAGTCATCTCGGTAAACTTTCGCAAGAATACTCGCAGCTGCAATTGATAAGGAGCGCTGATCCCCTTTAATTAGCGAACTTTGCTGGATAGATGTTTGAATGGTCATAGCATCGATGAGCACATGATTCGGTTGCAGAGATAGCTTTGTTAAAGCTGTTTCCATCGCCAATTGGGTTGCCCGGTATATATTCATCTCATCTATTTGCTGACTGCTCACTTCCGCAATGCTATAAGCCAAGGCTTCGGCTTGAATACGTTCCGCAAATTCTCGGCGTTTCTTATCAGATAACTGCTTAGAATCATTCACCCCGATTAAGGAGACAGGGTTTTCCGGCAAAATAACCACTGCGGCTACAATGGGGCCTGCCAAAGGCCCTCGCCCTACTTCATCAATTCCGGCAATATAATATTTATCTTGCTGACTTTGCTGATATAATTCACGCTCAATGGCTAAACGTTCCTGAAAAGCTACTTCTAAGGCCATTTGCTTTTGCTGGCGTCGTTCGTATTGCGCTAGGAGTTTTTGCACTCCCTTGCGCTCATCTCTGCTAAAAAGGTCAAATAATTCATCACTTAAGACACTTGTCTCTTCTAGCAAAGTTTTTATCTCTTTGATGGTATAATTTACTTTCATGTTAAAGAGCCTCGTAGGGAGTATCCAATGTGGCTGAACCTAAGCGATGACTTCTAAAGTCATGGATGATGCGCTCACTTGCTTGATCATAGTCATCGCGTAAGCCCATCTGCTGAGTGATTTTCAAAAGTAAATCCACGGTGGATAAGTTCTCTAAATCGGCTTCACTCAAGCGATAGCGGTTCTTTAATGTTTCTGCTTCATTGGCCTTTAAATGTTCAAGCAGGTAAAGGGCCAAGTCATCCATATGCAATAAACTGTCCTTAATTGCTCCGGTAACAGCTAATTTCTTCCCCACTTCGGGGTCTTCAAATTTAGGCCATAGGATTCCCGGTGTATCTAATAACTCAAAGCTCTTTCCGATTTTTAGCCATCTTTGGGCTTTTGTCACACCAGGTTTATTGCCAGTTTGGGCTTGGTTTTTGCCTACGAAACGATTAATTAGGGTCGATTTCCCACTATTGGGAATGCCCAGAATCATGAGGCGGATGGGACGCTCCTTGATTCCTTTTTCTTGCTGCTTTTGGAAGTAAGGTTGCATCACGTCTTGGATTTCTTGTTGGAGTCCACGGATGCCTTTATTGTGTTGGGCATCGATAGCAACTGCTCGCTGGCCTTGGCTTTTATAATAATTTAACCAGGCTTGGGTTGCTTGTGAATCCGCTAAATCAGCCTTATTTAAGACTAAGATGGTTGGTTTTTGGCCAATGATTTCACTGATGACTGGGTTACGACTGGATTCAGGAATTCGTGCATCGACAAGTTCGATAATGACATCGACAAGTTTAATTTTCTCAGTCGCTTCACGTTTGGCTTTGGCCATATGGCCTGGATACCATTGAATGGTTTGTGCGCTCAAAGTTCATCCTCCTTAAGGTTTTATTTGACTAACGTGGCCATTTGCCTCCAAGCTATATGAGGGCACTTGGCTTCGCCTTTCACTTGGGGCATAAATTATGTCTGCATGGCCTTCAATACTTTCTGCCGGGACTAGTCCGAACTGGCGGCTATCCCCGGAATGTGGACGATTATCCCCCATGACGAAGTAATAGTCTGCCGGTATTTGGTGAATACCCAAGGTGTCCCAAAGGGAAAAATCCTCGGTAAACGGTTCTGAATTGGCCTGTTGGTTTTTTAAAGGATCCAAATAGGGTTCAGCTACTGGTTGGCCATTGATATATAATTGATCTGCTTCAACCCATAACTCATCGCCAGGCATGCCGATAACGCGTTTAACGTAAGACTCCCCAGACCCACGAGGGTCCGGGAAGACAACAATATCAAAGCGTTCAATTGCCTGCCACTTGGTCATGAACATCTGGTCACCATGCTGAAGGGTTTGTTCCATTGAGTGACCAGATACTTGGAAAGGTTGAATCACATGATCTCTTAAAGCAGTGAAGATGAATAAGGCAATCATTAAGGCGAAAGCAATATTTACGACTTCAACAAAGCATTGGCGGATAAATCTCATGCGGCTTCCTCTAATTCTTCTTCGTCTTCAGCTTCGTCTGACTGCTCAGATTTTACTTGTCCATTTAAGACTTCAACGGCCTTATCATATTGTTGGTCGTGTTCCTCAATATATTCTCTGGCAGCTTGCATCAATGCACTCGTGGTCTCGCCGGAAACAATCCCATCTTCAGCTAAGTCATGGTCTGCTTGAAATGCTTTAACGGCCTGGCTTACATGGGTATCATAGAAGTTGGCCTCACGGACATCGTAGCCAAGGGCGTCCAGAATGGTAATGATGCTCGTGACTTGTTCTGATTGAGCACCATCTTCGTAGGAGTCTTCTGGATTTAGTAAGATGGCCTTATTAATCGGATGGCTTTCAACCTCAACATCAGGGGCTACGCCCTCTTCATGAATCCACGTGCCATCAGGTGTAAGCCATTTCGCAACCGTCAGTTTCAATTCGCCGTATTCATTCTCGTCAAATACCGTTTGCACAGTCCCTTTCCCAAAGGTTTGCTCCCCAACAAGGGGTTGGTCTGTATTTTGTTGGATGGCTCCGGCAAGAATTTCGCTGGCGCTGGCGCTACCTTCATTAATCAGAATTACGTAAGGTTCAGTCACTTGGAAATCTCCCAATTCGGCGTCTTTAGCTTGGTAGGCCAATGGCTCTACGTCGGCTTCTTCCATTTGCATAATAATCTCATCATCTTCAAGGAACATATTCGTAATAGCCAAAGCTTGATCAAGCAGACCGCCTGGATTGTAGCGGAAATCAAAGACAAAGCGCTCGGCTCCCTCTTCGCGAAGCTGGGTAATAGCTTCCACCATTTCACCATAAGTTGTACCATTAAATTGGGTCACTTGCACATAGCCAATCGTAGCATCCTGCTCATCCAGATTGGCTTTAACAGTAACAATCGGAATTTCCGCCCGTTTTAAGGTCACATCAAATTCCGTTTCCCCCCGCAGAATCGTCAAGGTCACTTCCGTGCCTTCCGGTCCGCGAATCATATCGACGATTTCATTGGTAGACAAGCCTTTCAGTTCGGTGCCGTCAGCTTTTAGGATAATATCATTAGGTTGAATGCTGGCGCGGCTGGCCGGGGTATCTTCAATCGATGAGATGACCGTCACATAATCGTTTTCGGTGACGAATTGAATCCCCACGCCTTGGAAGGAACCTTCGATACTATCATCAACGGCCTCCATTTCAGTATGATTCAGAAATTCTGAATATGGATCATCCAAACTGTTGACCATGCCTTTTAAAGCACCCACCATAATTTGTTCTTTATCGACTTCTTCAATATACATACTTTGAATCGCATCATAGGTCGATTGCAAGGCACTAATATCCTCATCGCTTAATTGCTGCGTGTCACTTCGGCCAGGCCAGAAGCGTTCAAAGGCAGCGATCGATGAAACACAATAGCCAACCATAAAGACCACAATCGTCCATGTCAAGGCGATTAACAGTCGGATGCGTGTACTTTTCTTCTTCAAGGAAAACCTCCTTATAGCTTTTCGTCTATTATAATTTTAACCAAAGTCATATTGGTAATGACTCCATACCTCATCGAACGTTAACAAGAATTTCCCGTAATCAGGGTTGCTTTCTAAATAGGTCGATAACTGATTAAAGTCCTTGCTATGTTTGGGAAAACTCTGGTCCTCGGCCACTTTATTGGCGAATCGACTCACAGGATCTTGCGCCTCAGGGTTTTCAAAACGTTTCACATATTCATAAAAACTCGGTGTCATACTTGTCCTCCTAGTTATTTCTTGTGTCGCTCATTCAATACATACCTTACCTTTGGAATTATTCTAAGCCTTACTATCAACCCTTGTAACAGTATGTGTGGAATTATTATAGCACGCTTGGCAAAAATAACCAGGATTCTACTTAGGTGTAAGCAATATCTTTTTGCCAAGAAATAGGGTACAATAAGCCCATGAAGATTTAGGAGGTTCAAATGACTCAAGCAATCGACAATAAACGGGCCGAATTCTGGAATGCTGTGACGCATGGATGTGCCGCCTTGCTCAGTGTTCTCGCGCTCATCGCCCTAACCCGAAAAGGCCTCGCCCAAGCATCTACCTCAGCCATCCTAGCATATACTGTATATGGGGCGAGTATGATTATGCTATTTACAACGTCAAGTCTCTATCATAGTTTCAAACATACGGCTTATCGAAATATCTTGCAGAAGATTGACCATAGCTCGATTTACTTATTAATTGCCGGAACATATACGCCCTATCTGGTCGTCGCGGTTGGGGGACGCCTAGGCTATATCTTCCTGGCCTTAGTTTGGCTATTGGCTTCCATTGGTATTTACTTTGAACTGCGCTATACTAACCGCTTCCCCAGACTTAGTACATTCTTATATTTAGGTCTAGGCTGGATTAGTTTATTCCTGATTCGACCGCTCTTTCAAACAGTCGATTTAGCAGGAATTCTACTCCTGGTTGCGGGCGGGCTTACATATAGTGTGGGAACCGTCTTCTACAGTCAAAAACACAAGCCCTGGATGCATGTGATATGGCATGTATTTGTTGGTTTGGCAGCTGCTTTCATGTTCTTAAGTATTTATTGGTATGTTTAGTAGAAAGGAACTTATGAAGTATCGTCAAATTCGTTATCTAACTATTGGTGCAGGGATTCTCTTAGCCATCATGCTAATGCTAGCCCTATTTACCAGCCACAGGCTTGACCACACGGACGAAGCTTTTAGTCAATGGGTCTTTACTTGGCGTCAGCCTGTTTTGGATACATTTTTCGCCACAGTGACGGATTTAGCTGGCGCATTTGGAATTATCGTCCTCAGCACCATTATTGTGCTTACCCTCGTCTTTTATTTCCATCAAAGGACGCTTGCTTTTTGGTATGCGCTGATGATGCTAGTCAGCAATCTCTTGGTTAATCCACTTTTGAAGAATGTATTTCAGCGGGAACGCCCGGCTTTGAGTGTCCGATTGGTTGAGGCAGGGAGCTATTCCTTCCCTAGCGGGCATTCTTTGGGAGCAGTTACGGCCTTTGGGGGGCTGATGCTGATTCTTGCCTACCTCTATCGAAACAAAAACTGGCGGACACCGACAAATATTGGCCTCCTCTTATTGATTGGCTTAATTGGCTTTTCGCGCATTTACTTAGGTGTTCACTATTTATCGGATGTGCTGACAGGCTTTGCTTTAGGCGCTTTTTGCCTAGGCTTATCAGTAGAAATACTTAATCGGCATGTTTCAAATGATTCATAATGGCCAGTAATTTCTCCATCATAGGGCGCTCATAAGGATTATGGGCGCCTTTTTCAATGAGATGAAGCTTGGCTTGAGGGACAGCCCTCTTCAATAAATAGGCCCCAATCGGTCGGCAATTAATGTCGTAGCGACCATGAACGATATCCATGGGGATTTCTTGCAGGCGGTCACTGTGCTCGAGAATATACTGGTCCTGGCTGCCAAATACCCCATGGACGAAGTAATGGGCTTCAAGTAAGGCGTAGGACATGTCACTTGGGCTAACCCTTTCTTGGCCGGTAGGAATTTGTGGTACTAAGTTAATCACACTGGACTCCCAATCGGCCCAAAGCTTACTCGCTTGCTGTCTCATTGCTGGCTTTCCTTGGGTGAGGCGTTGGTAATAAGCTTCTACCAGTTGACCTTGCTCTTGTTCGGGAATAAAGTTCTTGAAACGGTCAAAGGCCTCCGGAACAAAATAGCTCGCCCCTGCTTGATAAAGCCAGTCAATATCTTCCTGGCGTCCTAAGAAAATCCCCCGCAAAATTAAATGCTTCACCCGGTCGGGATGATGAATCGCATAGGTTAAGGCCAAGGTAGAACCATAGCTACCCCCAAAGACATACCAAGCTTCAATTCCCAAGTGTTCACGAAGGCATTCCATATCCGCTACACTATGGAAAATCGTATTAGCTTCCAAGCTTAAAAAAGGCTTACTTTGCCCGGTTCCTCGCTGATCAAAGAGAATGATAAAGTAAGCTTCCGGGTCGAAAAAGCGGCGAGAGGCCTCACTAACGTGCCCTCCGGGACCCCCGTGTAAGAAAATCACCGGAATGCCCTGGGGGTTGCCAGCCGTTTCCACATATAATTCATGGCCAGAACCTACGCTTAAATAAAATGCATCGAGAATTGGTGTGTTTACATACATGCTTAACCCAACTTTCTAAGCTTGGTCACTTAAGTCCACGGATCGCTGGTAGGTGGCGTCTACGGCGGAAATCATCGCATGACGCAAACCATTCGCTTCAAGGGCTTTAACGCCGGCAATGGTTGTACCACCGGGGCTCGTAACCCTGTCTTTGAGGGCACCTGGATTTTCACC
This region of Suicoccus acidiformans genomic DNA includes:
- the ylqF gene encoding ribosome biogenesis GTPase YlqF; this encodes MSAQTIQWYPGHMAKAKREATEKIKLVDVIIELVDARIPESSRNPVISEIIGQKPTILVLNKADLADSQATQAWLNYYKSQGQRAVAIDAQHNKGIRGLQQEIQDVMQPYFQKQQEKGIKERPIRLMILGIPNSGKSTLINRFVGKNQAQTGNKPGVTKAQRWLKIGKSFELLDTPGILWPKFEDPEVGKKLAVTGAIKDSLLHMDDLALYLLEHLKANEAETLKNRYRLSEADLENLSTVDLLLKITQQMGLRDDYDQASERIIHDFRSHRLGSATLDTPYEAL
- the lepB gene encoding signal peptidase I, which produces MRFIRQCFVEVVNIAFALMIALFIFTALRDHVIQPFQVSGHSMEQTLQHGDQMFMTKWQAIERFDIVVFPDPRGSGESYVKRVIGMPGDELWVEADQLYINGQPVAEPYLDPLKNQQANSEPFTEDFSLWDTLGIHQIPADYYFVMGDNRPHSGDSRQFGLVPAESIEGHADIIYAPSERRSQVPSYSLEANGHVSQIKP
- a CDS encoding S41 family peptidase — protein: MKKKSTRIRLLIALTWTIVVFMVGYCVSSIAAFERFWPGRSDTQQLSDEDISALQSTYDAIQSMYIEEVDKEQIMVGALKGMVNSLDDPYSEFLNHTEMEAVDDSIEGSFQGVGIQFVTENDYVTVISSIEDTPASRASIQPNDIILKADGTELKGLSTNEIVDMIRGPEGTEVTLTILRGETEFDVTLKRAEIPIVTVKANLDEQDATIGYVQVTQFNGTTYGEMVEAITQLREEGAERFVFDFRYNPGGLLDQALAITNMFLEDDEIIMQMEEADVEPLAYQAKDAELGDFQVTEPYVILINEGSASASEILAGAIQQNTDQPLVGEQTFGKGTVQTVFDENEYGELKLTVAKWLTPDGTWIHEEGVAPDVEVESHPINKAILLNPEDSYEDGAQSEQVTSIITILDALGYDVREANFYDTHVSQAVKAFQADHDLAEDGIVSGETTSALMQAAREYIEEHDQQYDKAVEVLNGQVKSEQSDEAEDEEELEEAA
- a CDS encoding YozE family protein, which gives rise to MTPSFYEYVKRFENPEAQDPVSRFANKVAEDQSFPKHSKDFNQLSTYLESNPDYGKFLLTFDEVWSHYQYDFG
- the trhA gene encoding PAQR family membrane homeostasis protein TrhA; this translates as MTQAIDNKRAEFWNAVTHGCAALLSVLALIALTRKGLAQASTSAILAYTVYGASMIMLFTTSSLYHSFKHTAYRNILQKIDHSSIYLLIAGTYTPYLVVAVGGRLGYIFLALVWLLASIGIYFELRYTNRFPRLSTFLYLGLGWISLFLIRPLFQTVDLAGILLLVAGGLTYSVGTVFYSQKHKPWMHVIWHVFVGLAAAFMFLSIYWYV
- a CDS encoding phosphatase PAP2 family protein — translated: MKYRQIRYLTIGAGILLAIMLMLALFTSHRLDHTDEAFSQWVFTWRQPVLDTFFATVTDLAGAFGIIVLSTIIVLTLVFYFHQRTLAFWYALMMLVSNLLVNPLLKNVFQRERPALSVRLVEAGSYSFPSGHSLGAVTAFGGLMLILAYLYRNKNWRTPTNIGLLLLIGLIGFSRIYLGVHYLSDVLTGFALGAFCLGLSVEILNRHVSNDS
- the pip gene encoding prolyl aminopeptidase — its product is MYVNTPILDAFYLSVGSGHELYVETAGNPQGIPVIFLHGGPGGHVSEASRRFFDPEAYFIILFDQRGTGQSKPFLSLEANTIFHSVADMECLREHLGIEAWYVFGGSYGSTLALTYAIHHPDRVKHLILRGIFLGRQEDIDWLYQAGASYFVPEAFDRFKNFIPEQEQGQLVEAYYQRLTQGKPAMRQQASKLWADWESSVINLVPQIPTGQERVSPSDMSYALLEAHYFVHGVFGSQDQYILEHSDRLQEIPMDIVHGRYDINCRPIGAYLLKRAVPQAKLHLIEKGAHNPYERPMMEKLLAIMNHLKHAD